The following coding sequences lie in one Pseudomonas sp. B33.4 genomic window:
- a CDS encoding AI-2E family transporter produces MADTRRWFWLGGVVLLCAFVWLLHPILTPFLVALLLAYLFDPLVDRLERLGLSRTWGVIAVFALFTLIVTALLLVLVPMLAKQLLRLYELAPQMLDWLQHTALPWAQAKLGLSDGFWKFDKVKAAISEHMGQTTDIVSVVLSQATASSLALIGWLANLVLIPVVSFYLLRDWDVMMAKIRSLLPRDREETIVSLAGECHEVLGAFVRGQLLVMVALGVIYAAGLMIVGLELGLLIGLIAGLAAIVPYMGFVIGIGAALIAGLFQFGGDLYPMFGIVAVFMIGQALEGMVLTPLLVGDRIGLHPVAVIFAILAGGELFGFTGVLLALPVAAVIMVLVRHVHDLYKDSDIYSGVDDPQL; encoded by the coding sequence ATGGCCGATACGCGGCGTTGGTTCTGGCTCGGTGGGGTAGTCCTGCTTTGCGCGTTTGTATGGTTGCTGCATCCGATCCTCACGCCGTTCCTGGTGGCGCTGCTGCTGGCTTATCTGTTCGATCCGCTGGTGGATCGTCTGGAGCGGCTCGGTTTGTCGCGAACCTGGGGCGTGATCGCGGTGTTTGCCTTGTTCACCTTGATCGTCACGGCGTTGCTGCTGGTGTTGGTGCCGATGCTCGCCAAGCAACTGCTGCGCTTGTACGAACTGGCGCCGCAAATGCTCGACTGGCTGCAGCACACGGCATTGCCGTGGGCACAGGCGAAGCTGGGTCTGTCGGATGGTTTCTGGAAATTCGACAAAGTCAAAGCGGCGATCAGCGAACACATGGGTCAGACCACCGACATCGTCAGTGTGGTGCTGAGTCAGGCCACGGCATCGAGCCTGGCGCTGATCGGCTGGCTGGCGAATCTGGTGCTGATCCCGGTGGTGAGTTTCTACCTGCTGCGCGATTGGGACGTGATGATGGCCAAGATCCGCAGCCTGCTGCCGCGTGATCGGGAAGAGACCATCGTATCGCTGGCCGGTGAATGTCATGAGGTACTGGGCGCATTTGTTCGCGGTCAGTTGCTGGTGATGGTGGCGTTAGGCGTGATCTACGCAGCGGGCCTGATGATCGTCGGGCTGGAGCTGGGGCTGTTGATCGGCCTGATTGCTGGTCTGGCGGCGATCGTGCCTTACATGGGCTTCGTGATCGGTATTGGCGCGGCGCTGATTGCCGGGTTGTTCCAGTTCGGCGGTGATCTGTATCCGATGTTCGGAATTGTTGCGGTGTTCATGATCGGTCAGGCGCTGGAGGGCATGGTGCTGACACCATTGCTGGTGGGCGATCGTATCGGTCTGCATCCGGTGGCCGTGATCTTTGCGATTCTGGCCGGCGGCGAACTGTTCGGTTTCACCGGCGTGTTGCTGGCGTTGCCGGTGGCGGCAGTGATCATGGTGCTGGTGCGCCATGTGCACGACTTGTACAAGGATTCCGACATCTATAGTGGTGTGGACGATCCGCAGTTGTAA
- the hda gene encoding DnaA regulatory inactivator Hda, whose product MKPIQLPLGVRLRDDATFINYYPGANAAALGYVERLCEADAGWTESLIYLWGKHGVGRTHLLQAACLRFEQMGEPAVYLPLAELMDRGVEILDNLEQYELVCLDDLQVIAGKADWEEAMFHLFNRLRDSGRRLLIAASTSPRELPVKLADLKSRLTLALIFQMRPLSDEDKLRALQLRASRRGLHLTDEVGHFILTRGTRSMSALFDLLEQLDQASLQAQRKLTIPFLKETLGW is encoded by the coding sequence ATGAAACCGATTCAGCTGCCCCTAGGTGTGCGTCTGCGTGACGACGCCACCTTCATCAACTACTACCCAGGCGCCAATGCCGCTGCACTCGGCTATGTCGAGCGTCTATGCGAAGCCGACGCCGGCTGGACAGAAAGCCTGATCTACCTGTGGGGCAAGCACGGCGTAGGGCGTACGCATCTGTTGCAGGCGGCGTGTCTGCGATTCGAGCAGATGGGCGAGCCGGCGGTGTACTTGCCGTTGGCCGAGTTGATGGATCGCGGCGTCGAAATCCTCGATAACCTCGAACAGTACGAACTGGTTTGCCTGGACGACTTGCAGGTGATTGCCGGCAAGGCTGACTGGGAAGAGGCGATGTTTCATCTGTTCAATCGTCTGCGTGACAGCGGTCGGCGTTTGCTGATTGCCGCCTCCACTTCTCCGCGTGAATTGCCGGTCAAACTGGCTGACTTGAAATCCCGCCTGACGCTGGCGCTGATTTTCCAGATGCGTCCGCTCTCCGATGAAGACAAATTGCGCGCCCTGCAATTGCGTGCATCGCGCCGCGGTCTGCACCTGACCGATGAAGTCGGGCATTTTATTCTGACTCGCGGCACCCGCAGCATGAGTGCGCTGTTTGACTTGCTTGAACAGCTCGATCAGGCCTCTTTGCAGGCTCAGCGCAAGCTGACCATTCCCTTCCTGAAAGAAACGCTAGGCTGGTAA
- a CDS encoding C40 family peptidase — protein MLKRFAPLVPLALVTLLYGCAAHSPVQEQPQQVKNSATAQSSVIYQEELDTEKELNEFNGKKPYQLPVLADSILERGMSLIGTRYRFGGTSEAGFDCSGFIGYLFREEAGMNLPRSTREMINVDAPLVSRSNLEPGDLLFFATNGRRGRVSHAGIYLGDNQFIHSSSRRSGGVRIDSLGDSYWSKTFIEAKRALANAPTVVTARK, from the coding sequence ATGCTAAAGCGCTTCGCACCCCTCGTGCCTCTCGCACTCGTCACCCTGTTGTACGGTTGCGCTGCTCATTCTCCAGTTCAAGAGCAGCCTCAACAGGTTAAAAATTCTGCCACGGCCCAGTCTTCCGTTATTTATCAGGAAGAGCTGGACACCGAAAAAGAACTCAACGAATTCAACGGCAAGAAGCCTTATCAGCTTCCTGTTCTGGCCGACAGCATCCTTGAGCGCGGCATGTCCCTGATCGGTACCCGTTACCGTTTCGGCGGTACCTCTGAAGCCGGTTTCGATTGCAGCGGTTTCATCGGCTATCTGTTCCGCGAAGAAGCCGGCATGAACCTGCCACGCTCGACTCGCGAAATGATCAACGTCGATGCACCGCTGGTCTCGCGCAGCAACCTTGAGCCGGGCGATCTGCTGTTCTTCGCCACCAATGGTCGTCGCGGTCGTGTCAGTCACGCCGGGATCTACCTCGGTGACAACCAGTTCATCCACTCCAGCAGTCGTCGCAGCGGCGGTGTTCGCATCGACAGCCTGGGTGACAGCTACTGGAGCAAGACCTTCATCGAAGCGAAACGCGCTCTGGCCAACGCTCCGACTGTAGTCACCGCTCGCAAGTAA
- a CDS encoding C40 family peptidase, which yields MTMSARLTLLFFAALLSACASRTPPPAPVVRAPVVFGPSQSFSPAAEDVLFRALGLVGTPYRWGGNTPDSGFDCSGLIGFVYRDAAGISLPRSTRELIVMQAPNVGKEGLQTGDLIFFATNGGSQVSHAGIYVGEGRFVHAPATGGTVKLDSLSKAYWQKAYLSAKRVLQPEHLAHNP from the coding sequence ATGACGATGTCGGCCCGCCTCACTTTGCTCTTCTTCGCAGCGCTGCTCAGCGCCTGCGCCAGTCGCACACCGCCGCCTGCGCCAGTGGTTCGCGCGCCGGTCGTGTTTGGCCCCTCGCAATCTTTCTCGCCCGCCGCTGAAGATGTGCTGTTTCGCGCACTTGGTCTGGTTGGCACGCCTTATCGTTGGGGCGGCAACACGCCGGACTCGGGTTTTGATTGCAGTGGGCTGATCGGTTTTGTCTACCGCGACGCGGCGGGGATTTCGCTGCCGCGTTCGACGCGTGAGCTGATCGTCATGCAGGCGCCGAACGTCGGCAAGGAAGGCTTGCAGACCGGCGACCTGATCTTCTTCGCCACCAATGGCGGTTCGCAGGTCAGTCACGCGGGGATTTACGTTGGCGAAGGGCGCTTCGTGCATGCGCCGGCCACAGGTGGCACGGTGAAGCTGGACAGCCTGTCAAAGGCGTATTGGCAGAAGGCATATCTGAGCGCCAAGCGCGTATTACAGCCGGAGCATCTGGCGCATAACCCTTAA
- a CDS encoding sorbosone dehydrogenase family protein encodes MRKPQLVFVIAFAGGLAACGESSSLQVSDGTGPSPKLPEPNKTLIPTVNIAPAVGWPEGGKPTAAAGTQVAAFAEGLDHPRWLYVLPNGDVLVAETNAPPKPDDSSGIRGWVMKKVMGKAGAGVPSPNRITLLRDADHDGVAETRTVFLQNLNSPFGMTLVGNDLYVADTDRLLRFNYEPGATEIKSQPIKVVDLPGGTLNHHWTKNVIASKDGSKLYVTVGSNSNVGENGLDKEEGRAAIWEVDRATGNHRIFASGIRNPNGLAWEPTSGALWTAVNERDEIGSDLVPDYITSVKDGGFYGWPFSYYGQHVDVRVSPQNPDLVAKAIAPDYAIGPHTASLGLSFAEGNTLPAQFKEGAFIGQHGSWNRKPHSGYKVIFVPFTGGKPSGTPVDVLTGFLDKDENALGRPVGVVIDQQGGLLVADDVGNKVWRVSASK; translated from the coding sequence ATGCGCAAGCCCCAGCTCGTTTTTGTCATCGCCTTCGCCGGAGGGCTCGCCGCCTGCGGTGAATCCTCCAGCCTGCAAGTCTCCGACGGCACCGGCCCGTCACCCAAGCTGCCCGAACCAAACAAGACCCTGATTCCGACGGTGAACATCGCCCCGGCAGTCGGCTGGCCCGAGGGTGGCAAACCGACCGCAGCGGCCGGCACTCAGGTCGCAGCGTTCGCCGAAGGCCTCGATCACCCGCGCTGGCTCTATGTGCTGCCCAACGGCGATGTGCTGGTGGCGGAAACCAATGCCCCACCCAAGCCGGATGACAGCAGCGGCATTCGTGGCTGGGTAATGAAGAAGGTCATGGGCAAGGCCGGCGCTGGCGTGCCGAGTCCGAACCGCATCACCCTGCTGCGTGACGCCGATCACGATGGCGTCGCCGAAACCCGCACTGTGTTCCTGCAAAACCTCAACTCGCCATTCGGCATGACCCTGGTCGGCAACGACCTGTACGTCGCCGATACCGATCGCCTGCTGCGCTTCAACTACGAACCCGGCGCGACCGAGATCAAGTCGCAGCCGATCAAGGTGGTCGATCTGCCCGGCGGCACGCTGAATCATCACTGGACCAAAAACGTCATCGCCAGCAAGGACGGCAGCAAGCTGTACGTCACGGTCGGCTCGAACAGCAACGTCGGCGAAAATGGTCTGGATAAGGAAGAAGGCCGCGCAGCGATCTGGGAAGTCGATCGGGCGACCGGTAATCACCGCATCTTCGCCTCGGGCATCCGCAACCCCAATGGCCTGGCCTGGGAGCCCACCAGCGGGGCGCTGTGGACAGCCGTCAACGAGCGTGACGAAATCGGCAGTGATCTGGTGCCGGACTACATCACTTCAGTGAAGGACGGCGGATTCTATGGCTGGCCGTTCAGTTACTACGGTCAGCATGTCGATGTCCGTGTTTCCCCGCAAAACCCGGACCTGGTGGCCAAAGCCATCGCCCCGGATTACGCGATCGGGCCGCACACTGCCTCGTTGGGCCTGAGTTTTGCCGAGGGCAACACCTTGCCGGCGCAGTTCAAGGAAGGCGCATTCATCGGCCAACACGGCTCATGGAACCGCAAACCGCACAGTGGCTACAAAGTGATTTTCGTGCCGTTTACCGGCGGCAAGCCGAGCGGCACACCGGTGGATGTGCTGACCGGCTTCCTCGATAAGGACGAGAATGCATTGGGCCGGCCGGTGGGCGTGGTGATCGATCAGCAGGGTGGCTTGCTGGTGGCGGATGATGTCGGCAATAAGGTGTGGCGAGTCTCAGCCAGCAAATAA
- the cobO gene encoding cob(I)yrinic acid a,c-diamide adenosyltransferase, translating into MTDSPERDERHLARMQRKKAVIDERIANSPDECGLVLVLTGNGKGKSSSAFGMLARAMGHGMQCGVVQFIKGRNSTGEELFFRRFPEQVRFHVMGEGFTWETQDRQRDIAAAEAAWAVSRELLRDPSIGLVVLDELNIALKHGYLDLDQVLSDLQARPPMQHVIVTGRAAKPEMIEMGDTVTEMGMLKHAFQAGIKAQKGVEL; encoded by the coding sequence ATGACTGATTCCCCCGAGCGCGACGAACGCCATCTGGCGCGTATGCAGCGCAAAAAAGCCGTGATCGACGAACGCATCGCCAACTCGCCCGACGAGTGCGGTCTGGTGCTGGTGCTGACCGGCAACGGCAAAGGTAAAAGCAGCTCGGCCTTCGGCATGCTCGCCCGCGCCATGGGCCACGGCATGCAATGCGGTGTTGTGCAGTTCATCAAGGGCCGCAACAGCACCGGCGAAGAGTTGTTTTTCCGCCGTTTCCCCGAGCAGGTACGTTTCCACGTGATGGGCGAAGGTTTCACTTGGGAAACCCAGGATCGTCAGCGCGACATCGCCGCCGCCGAAGCCGCGTGGGCAGTCTCGCGCGAACTGCTGCGTGATCCGTCGATCGGTCTGGTGGTGCTCGATGAATTGAACATCGCCCTCAAGCACGGTTATCTCGATCTCGATCAGGTACTCAGCGATTTGCAGGCGCGTCCGCCGATGCAGCACGTGATTGTCACCGGTCGCGCGGCCAAGCCGGAAATGATCGAAATGGGCGACACGGTTACCGAAATGGGCATGCTCAAACACGCCTTCCAGGCTGGTATCAAAGCGCAGAAAGGCGTCGAACTTTGA
- a CDS encoding cobyrinate a,c-diamide synthase: MNQPRHCPAVLIAAPASGQGKTTVTAALARLHRNQGRKVRVFKCGPDFLDPMILERASGAPVYQLDMWMVGEQESRRLLWEAAAEADLILIEGVMGLFDGTPSSADLARHFGVPVLGVIDGTAMAQTFGALALGLAKYQPDLPFAGVLANRVGTLRHAQLLEGSLTEGLRWYGALSRETGIELPSRHLGLVQASELNDLDVRLDAAANALASSCEVALPPAVEFAAPDVSAVEPLLKDVRIAVARDEAFAFTYGASLDLLRAMGAELSFFSPIRDSQLPEADSVYLPGGYPELHHVALAQNTAMLEAIRAHHAAGKPLLAECGGMLYLLDSLTDVEGTRAELVGLLKGDAVMQKRLAALALQAVDLPEGSLRGHTYHHSLTTTELTPIARGLSPNGGRGAEAVYREGRMTASYVHFYFPSNPAAVAALFAPGLQAAIAGKPAPTVDGELPEEMQSPVGAGLPAMGP, encoded by the coding sequence TTGAATCAACCACGTCACTGCCCGGCGGTACTTATCGCCGCGCCGGCCTCCGGTCAGGGCAAGACCACCGTCACCGCTGCACTCGCCCGTTTGCATCGCAATCAGGGGCGCAAGGTGCGCGTGTTCAAATGCGGCCCGGACTTTCTCGACCCGATGATCCTCGAGCGCGCCAGCGGTGCGCCGGTGTATCAACTGGACATGTGGATGGTCGGCGAGCAGGAAAGTCGTCGGCTGTTGTGGGAAGCCGCTGCCGAGGCGGATCTGATTCTGATCGAAGGCGTGATGGGCCTGTTTGACGGTACGCCGTCCAGCGCCGATCTGGCGCGGCATTTTGGTGTACCGGTGCTCGGTGTGATCGACGGCACGGCGATGGCGCAGACCTTTGGTGCGTTGGCGCTGGGCTTGGCAAAGTATCAGCCAGACTTGCCGTTTGCCGGCGTATTGGCCAATCGTGTCGGCACCTTGCGCCATGCGCAGTTGCTCGAAGGCAGCCTCACGGAAGGGCTGCGCTGGTACGGCGCGTTGTCGCGAGAGACTGGTATCGAACTGCCGAGCCGCCATCTCGGCCTGGTGCAGGCCAGCGAATTGAATGACCTCGATGTGCGTCTCGACGCCGCTGCCAACGCGCTGGCCAGTAGTTGCGAGGTAGCGCTGCCACCAGCGGTTGAGTTCGCCGCGCCTGACGTCAGCGCTGTCGAGCCGCTGCTGAAGGATGTGCGCATTGCCGTTGCCCGTGATGAGGCGTTTGCCTTCACTTATGGCGCGAGTCTGGATCTGCTGCGTGCGATGGGCGCTGAGTTGAGTTTCTTCTCGCCGATCCGTGATTCGCAATTACCTGAAGCGGACAGCGTGTATCTGCCCGGTGGTTATCCGGAGTTGCATCACGTCGCGTTGGCGCAGAACACCGCGATGCTGGAGGCGATTCGTGCGCATCATGCGGCGGGCAAACCTCTGCTCGCTGAATGTGGCGGGATGCTTTATTTGCTCGACTCGCTGACCGATGTTGAAGGTACGCGTGCTGAACTGGTCGGGTTGCTCAAGGGCGATGCGGTGATGCAAAAGCGTCTGGCGGCACTGGCGCTGCAAGCTGTGGATCTGCCGGAAGGTTCGCTGCGTGGGCACACTTATCATCATTCGCTGACCACCACCGAGCTGACGCCGATTGCTCGAGGGCTGAGCCCGAATGGTGGACGTGGGGCCGAGGCGGTTTATCGGGAAGGGCGGATGACGGCTTCTTATGTGCACTTCTATTTTCCGTCGAATCCTGCGG